A stretch of DNA from Spirosoma endbachense:
AATCGTCAAGAATCGTCGTCAGGTCAGACCCTTTATGATTGTTACAGTGCGGACAGGAGAACGCTAGATTTTCAGGTTCATTACCGCCCCCGTGTTTGATACTAACAATATGGTCAACCTCGAACGAGAAAAACAAATCGTCCTCATGAAACCGACAGTATTCACATCGATGCTCTGCACGATTAGCCACCAATTCCCGAACCTTAGCGGGTATTGCCTGTCTCATTTCGTTAACAAGAGCCGGGCGCGGGCTTTAGTTAAACTGATAAATAAATCCAGCGTCAAAAACTGCTCCAGTTCAACGCTCTCTTCGCTTGTGATAATTCCATCTTTTTTTCGATCAACCAGGGTTTCGAGCCGGGCAGATAGATGGGGCGATGCTTTTAGCGTAACGATTTTGTCGGGAGCCATCTGGGCCATTTGGATAGCCACGTCGCCGAAGGCTTCAGTAACACTCATAACCAGGTCGGTTGGGGTTGTATCAAAACTACAAAAAACAGTCACTTTTCAAGGTAATATCTCTCATGTTTCAGAAACCAAATCAACGATTAGTTGGCCAGACAGCCATTGTCACCGGTGCCAGCTCGGGCATTGGTAAAGCGACTGCCATTGCGTTAGCCAGTGAAGGAGCCAGCGTTGTGATCAACTACATTGGCAACCCAGCCGGGGCAGAAGAAGCTGCCAGCCTGATTCAGGAAAACGGTGGTCAGGCACTGCTCGCACAGGCTGACGTGAGTAAAGAAGATCAGGTACAGCGGATGTTTGCCGATGCGGTTGATGCCTTCGGTACGGTCGATATTCTGGTGGCGAATGCAGGCTTGCAGAAGGATGCAAAATTTATCGACATGACGCTCAAAGACTGGCAGTTTGTGCTGGATGTGAACCTGACTGGTCAATTTTTATGCGCCCGCGAAGCCGCCCGTGAGTTCCTGCGTCGTGGTACACGCCCGGACGTTTCGCAGTCTATCGGCAAAATTATCTGTATGAGTTCAGTCCACGAAATTATTCCCTGGGCAGGCCATTCGAACTATGCAGCCTCCAAAGGTGGGGTGATGCTGCTTATGAAATCCATTGCGCAGGAGTTGGGTGGCTACAAAATTCGGGTCAACAGTGTAGCTCCTGGCGCTATTCGAACACCCATCAACCGGGGAGCCTGGGAAACACCACAAGCCCTGTCGAGTCTCATGCGGCTCATTCCCTACAAACGAATCGGCGAAACTTCCGACATTGGCTCGACCGTTGCCTGGCTTTGCTCCGACGAAGCCGATTACATTCACGGCCATACCCTCGTTGTCGATGGTGGCATGACGCTGTATCCTGGTTTTGAAGATAATGGGTAATAAAATAATTTCTGTTTACACCCGTCCGCTGCAGGGGTTGGCTGACGCAAAATATAGCCAATGCCCCCGCCTAACAGAAAGCCGTTTCACTGATTCAGTGGTGTCGGGTTCTCAAACCCGACACAGAGAAGACGGTTCGCCATGGCGATTCTTAAAACCTCGTAAGCATGATATGAACAAGGTTTTAAGAAACCTCTCTCGTCGGGTTTGAGAACCCGACACCACTGAATCAGCTGACTGTACCAAAGTATAAACCATCTGGTCATGAGACGCAGGCAGGCATCTCTACAAACACCAAACCTTTTCTAATGAAACCGCAAAAAAAGCAAACACGTCAATCAGCCGAACAGCTTCGGTTGCAGGAGCAATATACTGGTCAATACGACTGGCTGCATTGGGGTCCTTATCTGTCGGAACGGCAGTGGGGAACCGTCCGCGAAGATTACAGCACCCATGGAAACGCCTGGGAGTATTTTACACACGATCATTCCCGTTCGCGGGCTTATCGCTGGGGTGAAGATGGGATTGCCGGTATTTCGGACGACAAACAACGGCTATGTTTTGCACTGGCGTTCTGGAATGGTCATGACCCGATCCTGAAAGAGCGGCTCTTCGGGCTAACGGGCAATGAAGGCAATCATGGCGAAGACGTGAAGGAACTGTACTATTACCTGGACAGTACGCCGACACATTCCTATATGAAACACCTCTACAAGTATCCGCAACGGGCTTTCCCCTATGCTGATCTTGTTGAGACGAATCGTTACCGCGACCGCAATCAACCTGAATATGAGCTGTTGGACACCGGCATTTTTGACGAAAGTCGGTATTTCGACATATTCACGGAGTATGCTAAAGCCGCTGACCATGATATCCTGATTCGGATTACTGCCTATAATCGAGGTTCTGAAGCAGCTCCATTGCATCTGTTGCCAACGCTCTGGTTTCGGAATGGCTGGTCATTTGGGCAGCTCGACAGAAAGCCACGCATCCGGCGAGGTCCAGACGGAGAAGGCTCTGGTAGTGTGACCACTGAGCATCCTGAACAGGGCGACTATACGCTGTATTTTGAGCAGACCGACAAAGTGCTGTTTACTGAAAATGAGACCAATACAGACCGTTTGTTTGGCGTTCCAAATGCACATCCGTTTACCAAAGATGCTTTTCACCAGGCCATCATTGGTGGCGCTATCGACGGAGTAACGCAACGAGTTGAAGGATCAAAAGTGGCCCCCCTTTATCAGGTTATCATACCTGCCGGCGAATCCATTACGATAAAACTACGGCTGACACAAGCCACGAACAGTCAACCTCTGGGGGCTGAATTTGACGAACTTTTCGCCAGACGTATTGCAGAAGCCGACCAGTTTTATGCCGCCATTCAGGCACAGAAAGCCGATGCCGAAACGAAACAGATTCAGCGACAGGCCTTTGCAGGAATGCTCTGGTCAAAGCAGTTTTATCATATTGATATACCACAGTGGCTCAACGGCGACCCCGGCCAGCCTGCTCCGGCTACCGAACGCAAAAACGGTCGTAATCATCAATGGCGGACGCTCAATAATGAGGACATCATTTCAATGCCCGACAAATGGGAGTATCCTTGGTATGCGGCCTGGGATCTGGCTTTTCATTGCGTACCATTGGCCCGAATAGATCCTCAATTTGCTAAAAATCAACTGATTCTGTTTTTGCGCGAGTGGTACATGCATCCAAACGGGCAGCTGCCCGCTTACGAATGGGCTTTTGGTGATGTAAACCCACCCGTTCATGCCTGGTCGTGCCTGGCGGTTTACAAGCTAGATGCCGAACGGACGGGCGTGGGCGACGTAGATTTTCTGAAACGGGTATTTCAGAAACTGCTGCTCAATTTTACGTGGTGGGTGAACCGCAAAGACGCAAAAGGCAACAACGTATTCGAAGGTGGATTTCTGGGTTTAGACAACATTGGTGTATTTGACCGCAGCAATCAGATTCCCGGTGGGGGTCGGCTCGAACAGGCCGATGGTACAAGCTGGATGGCGATGTATTGCCTGAATATGCTGGAAATGGCACTCGAAATCGCCAAAACCGATGTCACATACGAGGACGTCGCAACCAAGTTTTTTGAGCATTTCGTTTACATTGCCGAATCGCTCAACCGCATGGGCGAAGACTGGGATGGCTCCTGGGATGAGAATGAGGGGTTCTTTTACGATATTCTGGAACTGCCCGGCGATCACTATATTCCACTGAAGATCAGATCATTAGTGGGCCTTTCTACCATGTTTGCCGTCCTGAAAATTCCGAAAAGTATCTTTACCAAACTGCCTGATTTCACCAAACGGATGCGCTGGTTTCAGCAGTATCAGAAGCAGGGCAAGATGCATGTGGTTGTCGATGACATTGCCGAAAACGAAGATCTGCTGTTGACATTGATTCCGCCGGAGCGGTTAGAGCGATTGCTTCATGCCATGCTCGACGAACGAGAGTTTCTGGCACCGGGTGGTATTCGGTCTATCTCAAAAATCCACGAAAATGGCTACTCAGTGCATATCGACGGACAGGAATTTGGTCTGCGCTACGAACCCGGCGAATCGTCGAGCGGGCTTTTTGGCGGCAACTCCAACTGGAGAGGACCGATCTGGATGCCGATGAATTACCTGCTCATTTGCGCCCTCCGAACGTATCATAGCTACTACGGCGATCAGGTACGGGTTGAGTTTCCGACAGGCTCTGGCCACCGGGTAGCACTTGGCGAAGCGGCTTCTATGCTGGCTCAGCGGCTAACGGGCATTTTTCAACCCGATACCAACGGCCATCGGCCGGTCAACGGCAAGGAAAACCGGTATGCCACTGACCCGCACTTCAAAGATCTCGTCTTGTTCTACGAATATTTTCACGGCGACAATTCCCAAGGCGTGGGTGCCAGCCACCAAACGGGCTGGACCGGCGTAGTCGCCGATCTGATTGGCTAAGAACGCCAGTTTTCTGGTTCGGTGGTTCGTGATGTCAGTTTTGAGAAACTGACATCACAAAAAACCGACACCACGCTATCATGCTAAACAGGCACCACAAGAAGTCGGCGGGCCAGCCAGCCAACCAACTACAAATACCAAACCCAAACCTTATGCATTACGTTCTAACCAGCAATTTTGATGACATCGCCCAGCGCGAATGGCTCATCACCAATGGGTTGGGGGGCTATGCCAGCAGTACACTGGCAGGGGCCAATTCCCGACGGTATCATGGATTACTTGTTGCCGCGCAGCACCCACCCACCGACCGGCAGGTGCTGGTCTCGAAAGTTGACGAAACGCTGTTGACGGAGCAGGGTGCAGTTGCTTTGTCGAGCAATCGTTATGGCGACTTTGTTCATCCGCAGGGCTGGCAACACCTGGTCTCTTTCGAACGATTGCCATTACCCAAATGGGTTTATCAGGCAGGAGAACATCGCATTTCTAAAACCGTGTTTATGGTACAAATGGCCAACACAACAATGGTTGTTTACCAAAACCTCGGCAAAAAGGCGGTTACGCTTCAGCTAATGCCGTTGTTCGTTCAGCGTGATTACCATAGCCTGTTTCACCAGAGCGACTATGCGAACTACTACATTGCTCAGACCTATCCCTACCTGAAACTCTATGCTCATTATGGAGCAGCACCTGTGTATTGGGCGTTTTCATCAGGAGCGTTTACCGAAAATCGCGCCTGGTATAATCAGTTTACGTACCGGGAAGAACAACAGCGCGGCCTGGATTTCACGGAAGATGCTTATTCAATTGGCCATGTAGAGACCCGATTGGAGCCGGGCGAAGAGTGTTTTCTTACCTTTTCGACCGACGAGAAACTCCTGATTCCGGCCCCCGCCGACCTAAGGGCTTCGGAAGTCAGGCGAGTCGAAGAGCTTCGCCAAAGCCAGACTGAACCGTTTTTACAGGATCTGGTCGCTTCGGCCAACCAGTTCATCGTACAGCGACAATCAACCGGATCGCCGGCCGCCGGATCGCCGGCCGCTCAAAGCGAGACGATTATTGCGGGCTATCACTGGTTTACCGATTGGGGGCGCGACACAATGATTGCGCTACGTGGTCTGTGCATTTCGTTAGGTCATCAGCAGACAGCCCGACGGATTCTGGCCACTTTTTTTCGCTATCTGGACGATGGCATGTTGCCCAACCGCTTCCCCGACAATAGCCAGGACCCGATTGAGTACAATACCATAGACGCTACACTCTGGTTGTTTGTGGTTCTTTATGAATACCACCAGCGATTCAACGATCTGGCATTTATCGAACAGCATTTCGAGCAGTTGCTGGCTATTCTGAATGCGCACAAAAGCGGTACTCGCTATGGCATTCATGTTACCGACGATGGATTGTTATACGGCGGAAAAGGTACAGCTCAGCTGACCTGGATGGATGCCCGCGTAGGCGATTATGTCGTAACTCCTCGCCACGGCTGCCCGGTTGAGATTAATGCACTTTGGTATAATGCGCTGAAGATCACGATTTATTTCGCAAAGCAATTGCATCGAAAACCCGATTTATATGCGCTCATGCTCCGACGGTTTGAGGAGAGTTTTCGGCCTGCTTTCTGGAACGAGAAAGGGTATCTGAACGACGTAGTGATTCCTGGTGGATCGCCCGATAGCAGCATTCGTCCCAATCAGATCTATGCGCTCAGTTTGCCGTTTCCCCTGCTGAACAAGGCCGACCAGCAACAAATTCTGGCAACGGTCGATAAGCATTTATATACTCCTTATGGACTGCGGACGCTCGCACCCACTGATCCGGCTTTTGTGGCTGTGTATGGGGGCGACTCGTGGCTGCGCGACACTGCCTACCATCAGGGAACTGTCTGGCCGTTTTTGCTGGGCGAATACTGGCCCGCTTATTTCCGGGTTCATGGTGATTCGGTCACAATGCGTAAGCGGATGTATACCGAACTGGCTACGTTAAAACAGCATTTTTATGAGCACGACTGTTTGTTCGGAATCTCCGAAATTTTCGACGGCTTACACCCGCAGCAAGGTCGTGGAACCGCCAATCAGGCATGGTCGGTAGGGGCCATTGTCAAACTGTTAGCAGACTATCCGGCACAATTACCCCGTATTAAAGATGCAAACTCTTCAGAAAAACTGGTCTCTGTACCTGATTGAAGCCTGGGCATTGGGGATGTTCATGATCTCAGCCTCATTGGTCGTAATTGTTGTGGAGCATCCTGCCTTTCCGATTCGGGAGGTTATCCCATCGTCCATGATTCGTCGGGCGCTGATCGGTATCGCGATGGGGCTTACGGCCATTGGCCTGATTTATTCAGGCTGGGGCAAACGGTCGGGGGCACACCTGAATCCGGCCGTTACCATTGCCCAATGGCGACTTAACCGGATCTCTACCATTGATGCGCTGGCTTACATTCTGGCGCAATTTGTTGGTGGTTCACTGGCAATTGCGTTGCTGTACTGGCTTATTCCCAATTATTTGGCCCACCCAACGGTGAACTTCGTGGCCACGCAGCCTGGCCCAACCGGTATCTGGACAGCCTTAGGGTTCGAGTTTGCAATGGCCTTTGGGATGTTAATGATGGTGCTTACACTCAGTAACTCTTTCCGGCTGGCTCCCTTCACGGGATACTTTGTAGGCCTAGTTGTGGCGCTATACATCACCTTTGAGGCCCCTATTTCGGGGATGAGCATCAATCCGGCTCGTACGGTTAGCTCCGCTTTTTCTGCACAACTATGGACGGGCTGGTGGCTTTATTTCGTCGGGCCTATTACGGGAATGTGGTTAGCGGGCTGGCTTTACCGGCGCAACTACCGCCGACGTTTTGGCCAGTGCCGAACCATGGCGATGCACTTGTCCGGAGAGAGAAATGGCTGCCAGAGCTATCAGGTATTGTGGTGGAGCAAAGACGAAGGATAGGTTAAACGATACATGATGTAGCTATTTCGGGCGATCCTGAATTCAGATGTGCTGTTGGATAATGACAGCACGACAGCTGACGCCATACCATCTAACAACCTGATAATGAATAAAATTTACCAAAAATCACTAATCCCATCATGAAAACAATTCTAATTACAGGAGCAGCAGGCAATCTGGGCAAAGCCGTTGTTGAGCATCTCCATCAACAAGGATATCAGGTTCTGGCAACCTTTAGCACCGACCGCGATATAAAACTCTATGACCATCTGCCAAACGTTCGTTCGTATGTGGTGAATGTGCTGGATGAGGCCAGCGTTGATGCGTTCATGACCTCAACTGCCGATTTCGATCTGCGGGCGGTCGTATTGCTGGTGGGAGGTTTTGCCATGGGAACAATACAGGAAACCGATAGTCGCCTGTTGGAAAAAATGATTGACCTCAACTTCATGTCAGCATTTAACATCATCAAACCCCTGATGAGTCGCTTCGAACAACAGGGTGGAGGTCAGTTTATATTGATTGGCGCACGGCCCACGCTAAATCCTGCCGAAGGCAAAGGCATGGTTGCCTATGCCCTCAGCAAGGCATTGGTTTTTGAACTGGCCAAACTCATCAATGCAGCGGGTAAACTGCATCACACCACGGCTACGGTAGTTGTACCCAGTACGGTAGATACTCCAGCGAACCGGGCCGCCATGCCCGATGCAGATTCGGCTTACTGGGTTCCGGCCGAAAAAATAGCGGATTTAATTGCCTTTCTGGTGAGCGATACGGGGCGTATGACGCGCGAAACAGTCGTAAAAATCTATAACCGGGCTTAACTGACAATACAATGATCGAAATATTTATCATGCTGTTTTATGGCTATTTGTTCGTTGGAGCCGTATTTGGACTGTATTTCATTGGCTGGGGTGCTTCTCGCCTTGACGAAGAAGCGAAAACACTAAGTCTGGCCGTTCGGCTGTTGCTCCTGCCCGGCTCTTTCGCACTCTGGCCGTTACTCTTACGGAAGTTACTACAGCATCAACCTCCCTCGCCTACCGATTCTAAACCCTCATTGCCATGAACGTAAAACTTCGGCGGACACACCGCATCATGTGGTTTCTACTGGCCATCGGTCTGCCGATTGGTTTCGTGGCCGCTTTGCAATTGAACAGAATACCACCCATACAGGAGCAACTGATCAGCCAGCCACTAGCCCCGGCCCTACCGATACTGATAAAGGCCGTCGACAAGCCGGGTATATCAGTTAATCTGCGCCGGGAAGCTCAATCATCGATGCGACAGCTTGAACTAGTTGTCCGGCAACCGCTGGAAGTTCCCTCGATCGTTGTTCGGGTTGGAACCGGGGCAAATCCGCTTGCCGTCGGAACGCTGGAGGTATCGGGCGTCTATCGGTTTCCCCTGCCTGATTCGAGTAGTCATCCTGCCATTACGCTCGTGGATGAGATCCATCACACGACGCTACAAACCATTCATTTTTAAGCCATCATGGGACTACACTACCAAGCTGTTTCCTGGAACCGTCAGAAAACACGATACGATTGGGCCATTACGAGTTTTGTGGGATTGTATCTGGTCATTTTCTGCGGTCTCCAGATGGTATTATTTCCCGATGTAACGGCCGAAACGGTTATCATTCGGGCGACCAGTACGCTTGCCTTTCTGATGCTGCACATCATCCTGGCGATTGGGCCACTCTGTCGACTCAACCCTCGCTTTTTACCGTTGCTCTACAACCGACGGCATCTGGGGGTAACTATGTTTCTGATCGCGTCGGTACATGGCCTATTCGGCCTGATTCAGTTCCATTCGCATGGAAACGTCGATCCGCTGATTTCACTATTTACCTCAGAACCGGACTATCGGCATTTTTCCCAGTTTCCGTTTCAGACACTGGGATTTTTTGCGCTGCTGATTCTATTCCTGATGGCTGCTACGAGCCACGATTTCTGGCTCAAAAACCTGACTCCCCGCATCTGGAAAACGCTGCATATGGGTGTTTACGTAGCTTATGGCCTGATCGTGATGCATGTATTGCTGGGCGTATTGCAGCAGGAAACCTCAGTCGTTTATGCGATGTTGCTTGGCCTGGGGATGCTCAAACTTATTGGCCTTCATCTGGCCGCAGCCATCGTGAGCCAACGGCGTGATATACATCCATCAGGTCAGGAAACGAACGGTTTTGTTCAGGTATGCGACGTACGTGACATTGCCGAAAATCGGGCAAAAACGCTGATGATTAATGGACAGAACATTGCCCTTTTCCGGTATGACGGTAAACTATCGGCAGTCAATAATCAATGTCGGCACCAGAATGGGCCACTAGGCGAGGGTAAAATCATTGATGGTTGCATCACCTGCCCCTGGCATGGTTATCAGTATCTGCCACATAACGGGCAGTCGCCCCCTCCGTTCACCGAAAAAGTGGAAACCTATGCCGTAAAATGCATGGGTACAACAGTTTGGGTCAACCCAACGCCTAACCCGCCCGGAACACCCCAACCACCAGCGTTCATTTAATGGAAATTGAGGCCCTATGCCCCATTTCGCTCATTTACTCTTTTTACTCTTCAGTCTAGATGAAACCAGACAATGATTTTTATATCGGCTGGCAGGCCGATGTGCCAACCCCATTTCGAAAAGCGGTTCGTTGGGCTATACTAGTACTTGCGGTAGTTTTGCCCCTGCTTGCGGGGCTTCTTGTGTGGCAGCAGCAAGGTTTTTCGGGAGCCGTATTTGAGTATGGCAAACTAACCACTTTAGAAGGTGAGTTAATTCGGACACCCGTACCCTTTTTGCGAATTCCGGTAAAACAGGCTGTCGGAAATGCGCTTCTTTTTGAGCGTGTGTTGCTCATCGGCTATAACAAACGGGGCGCCGATTCGACCCTCAATCAGTGGGAAGCGAAGCAGGGATCGTTAACCAATAAAACGTTAACAGTAAGAGGGACACTCATTTACCACGATGGCAAAGCAGCTCTTGAATTGACCGAAGAAGCCGACGCATTAGTCCGTGTTTCAGTTCCAGCACAGCCTCTCCGGCCTGAATCAGGCAGAACTCAGGCTCAACCTATGACAGAAACGGGCAATCTGGGTATGATAACAGTAACAGGCGAAATCACCGATCCGAAATGCATGCTTGGTGTGATGAAGCCGGGTGAAGGACGGCCGCATCGTTCGTGTGCAGTACGGTGCATTTCAGGCGGTATTCCGCCTTTATTATCGGTACGTAACAGCCAAGGGCAGGCTAATTACTACCTGATTGTCGGGCCAACGGGGCAATCGCTTAACGCCAGTATCCTGACCGACATTGGCCGACCTGTTCAGCTGCGTGGCCGTCTGGAGCAGGCCGACAACTGGCTGATTCTCTACACGGATTCTATACAGCCCATAGCTCAGGCCCCACTTGATGAAGCGTTTCAAATCGCAATGTGCCACTAGAAAATCAGAAATACTCGCCGAAGTTGAAGAAGAGCCCTTGGGAGTCGTTTAACCCAAAACCATAATCAATCGCCACGTTCAGACGGGAGAATTTATTGGTAGTCAACCGAAGGCCAACGCCTGCGCCCGGTGCAAATGGACCAAGCCGGTTCGTAAGCGCTTCAGAGGCAATCTGATTATTGACAAAAACGACTCCGCCAAGTAGTCGATTTCGGGTAATAGGGAAACGATATTCAGCCTCCTGATACAACAGGTTTCGCCCTCTGAAACGCCCCTGCAAATAACCCCGGCCTGAATTTTCGTACATATCCCCCCCTGTGCTCGGTAAGTCAAGATAGGGAGCATTTCCGCCAAATGTAAATGCATTGTAGGACCATAAAGCCAGCAATGCATCCGAAGCCGACGGTAAGGTGACGTATTTCCGGCCTTCCAGGGTCAGGCTCTGGTAATTGGCATCGCTGCCCAACGCTCTAAAGTTAGGGCGAAATACCAGATTAAGATAGGCAGATGGCTCAGGGTTCTGTGAGTTCATCCGGCTATCGTAGAGCAGATTGAACGATACCCCGGACGACACCGACCGGCCCTGTGTTCCTACCGTGTAATTGGGTATAGTAGCCTGGTCGTTTTGCGAGGTGAGCGTTCGAATGTTCCAGTGATAGTCCAGATGATAACCGATACCTATATACGTATTCGGTCTGACTCGTTTGAGCAACGTCTGATAGAGTCGTAAATAAGTAAAATCAATGTTGAGTTCATCCGTTGGTTTAGTCGATGTGCCAATTCCAAACGTAGCTTGTGGGTATTTATAGAGTCGATAATCGCCTACCCAGTTGAAGTGGTTATCTGGTGTCCAGGTGTTAAGCCGGGTAGCAAAAAACAATTGATTATTCTGCGTGTAGGCCACCGCCGGAATGATGGTCGAGGCATTGGCACCAGGACGACGATACATAACATTACCCTGAATCTGGCCTAAAAAACCCGTTTGTAGCGTATACCCCACCACGGGCAGCAGCCACACGAATGTGCGTCCAAGCGGCATGGTAACGGTATCTTCGTTTTTCAGCGTCATAAATGGAAGTAACTTCCTGACTACGTCCAACAAATCACGTTGTTCGCTGAGCGGTACAATACGGCTTCGTGTCGAGTCGTCTAAACTTGCCGGTTGGGCATGTGTGATTAGCATTGTCCCGCTCATAAACAGAGCAAG
This window harbors:
- a CDS encoding HNH endonuclease — its product is MRQAIPAKVRELVANRAEHRCEYCRFHEDDLFFSFEVDHIVSIKHGGGNEPENLAFSCPHCNNHKGSDLTTILDDYNDIVRLFNPRIHEWASHFQTVDGEIISLT
- a CDS encoding SDR family oxidoreductase; the encoded protein is MFQKPNQRLVGQTAIVTGASSGIGKATAIALASEGASVVINYIGNPAGAEEAASLIQENGGQALLAQADVSKEDQVQRMFADAVDAFGTVDILVANAGLQKDAKFIDMTLKDWQFVLDVNLTGQFLCAREAAREFLRRGTRPDVSQSIGKIICMSSVHEIIPWAGHSNYAASKGGVMLLMKSIAQELGGYKIRVNSVAPGAIRTPINRGAWETPQALSSLMRLIPYKRIGETSDIGSTVAWLCSDEADYIHGHTLVVDGGMTLYPGFEDNG
- a CDS encoding MGH1-like glycoside hydrolase domain-containing protein, whose product is MKPQKKQTRQSAEQLRLQEQYTGQYDWLHWGPYLSERQWGTVREDYSTHGNAWEYFTHDHSRSRAYRWGEDGIAGISDDKQRLCFALAFWNGHDPILKERLFGLTGNEGNHGEDVKELYYYLDSTPTHSYMKHLYKYPQRAFPYADLVETNRYRDRNQPEYELLDTGIFDESRYFDIFTEYAKAADHDILIRITAYNRGSEAAPLHLLPTLWFRNGWSFGQLDRKPRIRRGPDGEGSGSVTTEHPEQGDYTLYFEQTDKVLFTENETNTDRLFGVPNAHPFTKDAFHQAIIGGAIDGVTQRVEGSKVAPLYQVIIPAGESITIKLRLTQATNSQPLGAEFDELFARRIAEADQFYAAIQAQKADAETKQIQRQAFAGMLWSKQFYHIDIPQWLNGDPGQPAPATERKNGRNHQWRTLNNEDIISMPDKWEYPWYAAWDLAFHCVPLARIDPQFAKNQLILFLREWYMHPNGQLPAYEWAFGDVNPPVHAWSCLAVYKLDAERTGVGDVDFLKRVFQKLLLNFTWWVNRKDAKGNNVFEGGFLGLDNIGVFDRSNQIPGGGRLEQADGTSWMAMYCLNMLEMALEIAKTDVTYEDVATKFFEHFVYIAESLNRMGEDWDGSWDENEGFFYDILELPGDHYIPLKIRSLVGLSTMFAVLKIPKSIFTKLPDFTKRMRWFQQYQKQGKMHVVVDDIAENEDLLLTLIPPERLERLLHAMLDEREFLAPGGIRSISKIHENGYSVHIDGQEFGLRYEPGESSSGLFGGNSNWRGPIWMPMNYLLICALRTYHSYYGDQVRVEFPTGSGHRVALGEAASMLAQRLTGIFQPDTNGHRPVNGKENRYATDPHFKDLVLFYEYFHGDNSQGVGASHQTGWTGVVADLIG
- a CDS encoding amylo-alpha-1,6-glucosidase, translated to MHYVLTSNFDDIAQREWLITNGLGGYASSTLAGANSRRYHGLLVAAQHPPTDRQVLVSKVDETLLTEQGAVALSSNRYGDFVHPQGWQHLVSFERLPLPKWVYQAGEHRISKTVFMVQMANTTMVVYQNLGKKAVTLQLMPLFVQRDYHSLFHQSDYANYYIAQTYPYLKLYAHYGAAPVYWAFSSGAFTENRAWYNQFTYREEQQRGLDFTEDAYSIGHVETRLEPGEECFLTFSTDEKLLIPAPADLRASEVRRVEELRQSQTEPFLQDLVASANQFIVQRQSTGSPAAGSPAAQSETIIAGYHWFTDWGRDTMIALRGLCISLGHQQTARRILATFFRYLDDGMLPNRFPDNSQDPIEYNTIDATLWLFVVLYEYHQRFNDLAFIEQHFEQLLAILNAHKSGTRYGIHVTDDGLLYGGKGTAQLTWMDARVGDYVVTPRHGCPVEINALWYNALKITIYFAKQLHRKPDLYALMLRRFEESFRPAFWNEKGYLNDVVIPGGSPDSSIRPNQIYALSLPFPLLNKADQQQILATVDKHLYTPYGLRTLAPTDPAFVAVYGGDSWLRDTAYHQGTVWPFLLGEYWPAYFRVHGDSVTMRKRMYTELATLKQHFYEHDCLFGISEIFDGLHPQQGRGTANQAWSVGAIVKLLADYPAQLPRIKDANSSEKLVSVPD
- a CDS encoding MIP/aquaporin family protein, translating into MQTLQKNWSLYLIEAWALGMFMISASLVVIVVEHPAFPIREVIPSSMIRRALIGIAMGLTAIGLIYSGWGKRSGAHLNPAVTIAQWRLNRISTIDALAYILAQFVGGSLAIALLYWLIPNYLAHPTVNFVATQPGPTGIWTALGFEFAMAFGMLMMVLTLSNSFRLAPFTGYFVGLVVALYITFEAPISGMSINPARTVSSAFSAQLWTGWWLYFVGPITGMWLAGWLYRRNYRRRFGQCRTMAMHLSGERNGCQSYQVLWWSKDEG
- a CDS encoding SDR family NAD(P)-dependent oxidoreductase, which produces MKTILITGAAGNLGKAVVEHLHQQGYQVLATFSTDRDIKLYDHLPNVRSYVVNVLDEASVDAFMTSTADFDLRAVVLLVGGFAMGTIQETDSRLLEKMIDLNFMSAFNIIKPLMSRFEQQGGGQFILIGARPTLNPAEGKGMVAYALSKALVFELAKLINAAGKLHHTTATVVVPSTVDTPANRAAMPDADSAYWVPAEKIADLIAFLVSDTGRMTRETVVKIYNRA
- a CDS encoding Rieske 2Fe-2S domain-containing protein; the encoded protein is MGLHYQAVSWNRQKTRYDWAITSFVGLYLVIFCGLQMVLFPDVTAETVIIRATSTLAFLMLHIILAIGPLCRLNPRFLPLLYNRRHLGVTMFLIASVHGLFGLIQFHSHGNVDPLISLFTSEPDYRHFSQFPFQTLGFFALLILFLMAATSHDFWLKNLTPRIWKTLHMGVYVAYGLIVMHVLLGVLQQETSVVYAMLLGLGMLKLIGLHLAAAIVSQRRDIHPSGQETNGFVQVCDVRDIAENRAKTLMINGQNIALFRYDGKLSAVNNQCRHQNGPLGEGKIIDGCITCPWHGYQYLPHNGQSPPPFTEKVETYAVKCMGTTVWVNPTPNPPGTPQPPAFI
- a CDS encoding BamA/TamA family outer membrane protein, yielding MSTYTRVVLALFMSGTMLITHAQPASLDDSTRSRIVPLSEQRDLLDVVRKLLPFMTLKNEDTVTMPLGRTFVWLLPVVGYTLQTGFLGQIQGNVMYRRPGANASTIIPAVAYTQNNQLFFATRLNTWTPDNHFNWVGDYRLYKYPQATFGIGTSTKPTDELNIDFTYLRLYQTLLKRVRPNTYIGIGYHLDYHWNIRTLTSQNDQATIPNYTVGTQGRSVSSGVSFNLLYDSRMNSQNPEPSAYLNLVFRPNFRALGSDANYQSLTLEGRKYVTLPSASDALLALWSYNAFTFGGNAPYLDLPSTGGDMYENSGRGYLQGRFRGRNLLYQEAEYRFPITRNRLLGGVVFVNNQIASEALTNRLGPFAPGAGVGLRLTTNKFSRLNVAIDYGFGLNDSQGLFFNFGEYF